The genome window CTGCTCGATCAGGGCGCGGATGATGCGGGGATGTCGGTGCCCCTGGTTGAGGGCCGAGTAGCCGCTCAGGGCGTCCAGATAGCGGCGCCCCTCCACATCATACACCCAGACCCCTTCCGCCCATGCGATGACCACGTCGATGGGCTGATAGTTCGGGGCGCTGTAGGTGTTCTCCATCTCAATGTAATCGATCGAGCGAAGCAGCGTCTGAGCGGACATGGATGCCTCCTGGATGGATCAGGATGGGACTCACCTTTATGGGGCCAGGCCCTTCGGGTCTGGGACCGGGGCCGGAGCGGCGCGGGAGGCCGGGACCCGCATCGCTTGCTCCAGGGCCTGCGCGACCAGCTCCTCCATCCGCACCCGCGCTTCGATCTCCCGCACGGTCTCCAGGGCAGGTCGGGTGATCACCCGGGGCGGCATCAGGAACTGGCAGCAATCCTCCCCGGGCATGATCGAGAGCTCATAGGTCCCAATGGCCCGCGCCCGCTCGATGATCTCAACCTTGTCCATCCCGATGAGCGGGCGCAGGATGGGCATGGTCGCCGCGTCCTCGATGACGGACAGGCTCTCCAGGGTCTGGGAGGCCACCTGCCCGAGGGAATCGCCGGTCACCAGGGCCCGCCCGCCCTCCCGGCGGGTGAGGGCCTCCGCCACCCGGACCATCAGGCGGCGGTAAAGGATGAGGCGATAGGGGGCGGGGGCGGCCAGGACGATGGCGCGCTGGGGCTCCCCGATGGGCACGATGTAGAGCCAGGGGTTCATCCCGTAGGGCTGGAGCTGGCGCACCAGGGCCGCGGCCTTGGCCTCCGAGGCGACCCAATCTCCGAAGGGCCCGCTGTGGAAGTGGATGGGGATCACCTCGCAACCCCGCTTGAGCATCAGATAGCCGGCCACGGGGGAGTCGATGCCGCCGGAGAGCAGCAGCCCCACCTTCCCGCTGACCCCGACCGGCAGTCCGCCGGGACCCCGATGGCGGGCGAAGTAGACCAGGGCGGTGTTGGTGGCGATCTCGATGTAGGCGACCCAGGCGGGCTCCTCCAGGTTCACCCGCCAGCCGGTGCGGCGCTGGACCTCCGCGCCGATGTGGCGCTCGATCTCCTGGGAGGTGAAGGGGAAGGATTTATCCGCCCGGGAGGCCCGAATGCAAAAGGAGGGGACGGGCTCGGAGGGGAGGTGGCGCAGGACGATCTCCGTGAGGACGTGGAGATCCTTCGCAGCGGGGATGGCCGGCGCGAAGTAGGCGATGCCGAAGACCGTGCGCAGGCGCTCGGCCCAGAGGGCCTCCGGGATCGGGCGCGGAAGCCGGACCAGGAAGCGGCCGGGGAGGCGCTCCACGAGGGCCGGCCCGACGTCCCGGAGCCGCTCCTCGATCCGCCGGGCCAGGGTCTGCTCAAAGAAGCCCCGGTTGCGGCCTTTCAGGCCGATCTCCGCATAATGCACCACGGCATACCGGCTTTCCATCGCCCCTTCCTCGTCCTGGGTCCGGATCTGGGTCCGCTCCACCGCGCCGGACGTCGGCCTTGACGCCGATTGAAATCGGCCTCTCCGGGCGCTGTGCGCCGGGCGTCGGCCTTCGCCGACGCAAAGAAGGATTCTTCGGTCGGCGCAGGCCGACCGCCGGCCGAAGGCCTTCCAAAGGTCGAATTCATTCGACCCGTGGGCCGACCGTCGGCCGAAGGCCTCCCCAGGTCGAATTCATTCGACGCGCAAGCCTCCCTGGGCCCAATTCCTTCGGCGTGCAAAAGGGGCGCGGCCTTCGCGCCCCTTCTCCACCATGGGCGAGGCAGGACTCGAACCTGCGACCCTCCGCTTGTAAGGCGGATGCTCTCACCCCTGAGCTACTCGCCCGTTTTCCCCGCCGGCCGGGTCGCCGGCTGGGTGTTGAAGCGGTTCATCGCGGCCTCCAGCCCCTCCTCAATGAACGTTCGCATCGCCTGAACCGCTCGGTGTAACACCCCCTCCAGGATCTCCTCCTCATCCGGCCGGAAGTCCTGGAGGACGTAATCCGCTGGGTCCATCTGCCCCGGAGGGCGCCCGATGCCGATGCGCAGGCGCGGGAACTCGGTGGTCCCCAGGGCCTGGACGATGGATTTCATCCCGTTATGGCCGCCCGGGCTGCCCCGGGGCCGCAGCCGGATCGCCCCCAGCGGGAGGTCCATGTCATCGTAGACCACGAGCAGCCGGTTCAGCGGCACACGGTAGGATGAAACCAGGGGACGCACGGAGCGGCCGCTCAGGTTCATGAACGTCTGCGGCTTGGCCAGGATCACCCGCTGGCCGGCCAGGCGCCCTTCGGCGAGGAGGGCCTGATGCTGGATACGTCGGAAGGCCATTTGATGGGCCTGGGCGAAGAGGTCCACCGCTCGGAAGCCGACGTTGTGGCGGTTGTGGGCATACTCCGGCCCCGGATTCCCCAGGCCCACGATCAACACCGGAGGCCCCTCCAGGATGTCCTCCTCCGCTGCCTCTCCCCCAGCGGGCTCCGGCCGCAGCGCCCGGAGGATCCGATCCAGCCGCTCCAGGGCGTCTTCGTAGTGCAGAGTCACCGGTTCGTTTCTCCCATGGGGATTCCGACGCGGCGGCTCACTGGGCCCGCACCAGGATCGGCGCCCCGCGCCACAGGGATTCCAGGTCGTAGTAGCGACGCTGCGGGGGCGCGAACACGTGGACGATGATGTCCCCGTAATCCATCAGCACCCACCCGGAGGCGGGATCTCCCTCCACCCGCGCCGGGTCCACCTGATATCCCCGGGCCGTGGCCTCCGCGATCCCCTCCACAATCGCTTTCAGCTGCCGCTCCGAGGTCCCGGTACAGATGATAAAGTAATCGGCGAAAGTCGCCCGGGACCGGATGTCCATCAACACCACGTCCATCCCTTTTTTGTCCAGGATGGCGTCCACAATCCGATGCGCCAGATCCAGCGTGTTCAGGGATCCACCTCCCGGGTCGAGGATCGATGAGCCCTCCGGGTCGGTTCCCAACCCTTTCTCATTCTATCACACCGGGCTCGATCTTCCCATCGCGATCTTCTCCGTCTTCAGGCATCCCTTCAGCCGGGATCGATCCGCAAGGGGGAGGGCGCCGGAGCCACCGGGCCCTGGCGCGGTTCCCGGGTTTGCGAAAACGGTGATAAGGTAAATCGAGCTCGAAGGATGCGGGCGGACGTCCCCCTATTCCGATCCGGAATCCTTTGCAGACGGGAGGTGAGCATGGCGGAGGCGTTCCTCGAGGCGGGGATGACGGCGGAGGAGATCGTGGCCCTCTGCCGGCAGTATACGATCTATGAGTGGTCCGCCCAGGGGATGGTGGATCCCATCCCGGTGGTGCGGGCGAAAGGGGTTTACTTCTGGGACGCCAGAGGGCGGCGCTATCTGGATTTCAACTCTCAGCTGATGAACGTGAACATCGGCCATGGCGACGAGCGGGTCATCCGGGCTATCCAGGAGCAGGCCGCCCGGCTTCCCTATGTGAACCCCTTCATGGCCACGGAGCCCCGTGCCCGGCTGGGCCGCATGCTGGCGGAGATCGCCCCCGGGGATCTGAAGAAGGTCTTCTTCACCCTGGGCGGGGCGGACGCCAATGAGAACGCTATCAAGATCGCCCGCCTCTACACCGGGCGTCACAAGATCATCGCTCGCTATCGCTCCTATCACGGGGCCACGGCGGGGGCCATCACCCTCACCGGCGACCCGCGGCGCTGGCCCGCCGAGCCCGGCATCCCCGGCGTCATCCACGTGATGGATCCCTACCGCTATCGATGCCGCTGGTGCATGCGCGAGGAGCGCTGCACTCTGGATTGTCTGAATCATGTGGAGGACGTCATTCAGTTCGAAGGCCCGCACACCATCGCCGCCGTCTTCATCGAGACGGTCACGGGGACCAATGGGATCATCATCCCGCCCGATGGGTATCTGGAGGGCTTGCGGATGCTCTGCGATCGCTACGGCATCCTGCTGATCTGCGACGAGGTGATGAGCGGCTTCGGGCGGACCGGAGAATGGTTCGCCGTGAACCACTGGAAGGTGGTTCCGGATTTGATGACGGTGGCCAAGGGCCTGACCTCGGGCTATCTGCCCCTGGGCGCGGTGCTGATCTCAGAGCGCATCGCTGAGTTCTTCCGGGATCGGCCTTTCCCGGGCGGGCTCACGTATAACTCTCACCCCCTCTGTCTGGCCGCGGCCATCGCCACCCTGCAGGTTTATCAGGAGGATCGCCTCATTGAGAACGCCCGGCGCATGGGGGAGATCCTGGCCCGGGAGCTTGCCCGGCTGAAGGAGCGCCATCCCAGCGTGGGGGACGTGCGCAGCATCGGCCTGTTCGGGGTGGTGGAGCTGGTCAAAAACCGCGAGACCCGCGAGCCCCTGGTCCCCTTCAACGCCCAGCCCCGTGAGATGGGGATCATGAACCGTTTGAAAGAGTTCTTCCTCCAGAACGGGCTCTACACCTTCATCCGCTGGAACACCTTCTTCACCAACCCTCCCCTCTGCATCCGGGAGGAGGAGCTGATGGAGGGGCTGGAGATCATCGATCGGGGGCTGGAGATCACGGACGACGCGGTCGCATAGGCCGCGGATGCCCCGGCCTGTTCCGACATCCGGCAAGGAGGCGAGACCATGCGCATCACCGTCTTCGGCAGCGGCGGCGTGGGAGGCTACTTCGGGGCCTTGCTCGCCCGGGCCGGCCACGAGGTGACGTTCATCGCTCGGGGTGCCCACCTGGAGGCGATGCGCGCCCGCGGCCTGCAGATCAAAAGCGTCCACGGGGATTTCCACCTGCGCCCCGTCCATGCCACGGACCGCCCGGAGGAGGCCCCGCCGGCGGATCTCGTCCTCTACGCGGTGAAGACCTATCACATCCCGGAGACGGTGGGGGTTCTGCCTCGACTGCTCGCCCCGGAGGGGGTGGTGCTGACCACCCAGAACGGCGTGGAGGCCCCGGATCAGGTGGCCGCGGTGGTGGGGACGGAGCGGACCCTGGCGGGCGCTGTCTGGGTGGTTTCGCAGATCGAGGCGCCCGGCGTCATCCGGCAGGAGAGCGCCTTCCGACGGGTCGTCGTGGGGGAGCTGGACGGACGGCTGACCCCCCGCGCTCAAGCGATCGCCGGCGCCTTCGCAGCGGCGGGGGCGGAGGCGGAGGCCACCGCGGAGA of Thermoflexus hugenholtzii JAD2 contains these proteins:
- the thiI gene encoding tRNA uracil 4-sulfurtransferase ThiI, which produces MESRYAVVHYAEIGLKGRNRGFFEQTLARRIEERLRDVGPALVERLPGRFLVRLPRPIPEALWAERLRTVFGIAYFAPAIPAAKDLHVLTEIVLRHLPSEPVPSFCIRASRADKSFPFTSQEIERHIGAEVQRRTGWRVNLEEPAWVAYIEIATNTALVYFARHRGPGGLPVGVSGKVGLLLSGGIDSPVAGYLMLKRGCEVIPIHFHSGPFGDWVASEAKAAALVRQLQPYGMNPWLYIVPIGEPQRAIVLAAPAPYRLILYRRLMVRVAEALTRREGGRALVTGDSLGQVASQTLESLSVIEDAATMPILRPLIGMDKVEIIERARAIGTYELSIMPGEDCCQFLMPPRVITRPALETVREIEARVRMEELVAQALEQAMRVPASRAAPAPVPDPKGLAP
- the pth gene encoding aminoacyl-tRNA hydrolase produces the protein MLIVGLGNPGPEYAHNRHNVGFRAVDLFAQAHQMAFRRIQHQALLAEGRLAGQRVILAKPQTFMNLSGRSVRPLVSSYRVPLNRLLVVYDDMDLPLGAIRLRPRGSPGGHNGMKSIVQALGTTEFPRLRIGIGRPPGQMDPADYVLQDFRPDEEEILEGVLHRAVQAMRTFIEEGLEAAMNRFNTQPATRPAGKTGE
- the rsfS gene encoding ribosome silencing factor, whose amino-acid sequence is MGTDPEGSSILDPGGGSLNTLDLAHRIVDAILDKKGMDVVLMDIRSRATFADYFIICTGTSERQLKAIVEGIAEATARGYQVDPARVEGDPASGWVLMDYGDIIVHVFAPPQRRYYDLESLWRGAPILVRAQ
- a CDS encoding aminotransferase class III-fold pyridoxal phosphate-dependent enzyme — encoded protein: MAEAFLEAGMTAEEIVALCRQYTIYEWSAQGMVDPIPVVRAKGVYFWDARGRRYLDFNSQLMNVNIGHGDERVIRAIQEQAARLPYVNPFMATEPRARLGRMLAEIAPGDLKKVFFTLGGADANENAIKIARLYTGRHKIIARYRSYHGATAGAITLTGDPRRWPAEPGIPGVIHVMDPYRYRCRWCMREERCTLDCLNHVEDVIQFEGPHTIAAVFIETVTGTNGIIIPPDGYLEGLRMLCDRYGILLICDEVMSGFGRTGEWFAVNHWKVVPDLMTVAKGLTSGYLPLGAVLISERIAEFFRDRPFPGGLTYNSHPLCLAAAIATLQVYQEDRLIENARRMGEILARELARLKERHPSVGDVRSIGLFGVVELVKNRETREPLVPFNAQPREMGIMNRLKEFFLQNGLYTFIRWNTFFTNPPLCIREEELMEGLEIIDRGLEITDDAVA
- a CDS encoding 2-dehydropantoate 2-reductase, whose protein sequence is MRITVFGSGGVGGYFGALLARAGHEVTFIARGAHLEAMRARGLQIKSVHGDFHLRPVHATDRPEEAPPADLVLYAVKTYHIPETVGVLPRLLAPEGVVLTTQNGVEAPDQVAAVVGTERTLAGAVWVVSQIEAPGVIRQESAFRRVVVGELDGRLTPRAQAIAGAFAAAGAEAEATAEIRKVLWTKFLFIAAIGGVGSLVRLPVGAWREVPETRALLEQAMREIEAVARAAGVPLDPDVVPQTMAFIDRLAPTATSSMQRDVEAGRPLEIEAMSGAVVRIGARYGVPTPAHAFIYAVLKPIHAQAQRKAGVFAEASR